ATTGGAACTCCCAAATTCAAAGCAGATGAATATCTTGAGCAGGTGAGTTCCCAAAAATATGACTTCTTCATCATCCTCACTGCCAATCAGTTCACTACCCACCACACCCAGCTTGCCCAGGaaattcagaaaatgaaaaagaggTTTTACTACGTGCGCTCCCAAGTGGATTTTGGTTTGCAGGCAGAGCAGAAGAGCAGACCCAGCATCTACAACGAGGAGGGAATCCTGCAGAAGATCCGCAATGACTGCATCGAGAACCtaaggagaggggcaggtgagCCTTCTCCACGggttttcctgatctccagctGGGAACTCACCAAGTATGATTTtcatctgctgcagcaggcactAGAGGATGATCTGGATGTTGAGAAGAGACATGCCTTTATCCTTGCCCTGCCCAACATCTCAGCACAGATCCTGGAAAAGAAGAAAGCTGCATTTAAGAGGGAAATATGGATGTTGGCCCTGCTGTCAGGGGCTATTTCTGCTGTTCCTGTCCCAGGTCTCTCTATTATTGCTGATATACAAATACTGGAGGTAAACATGAGACGTTATTGCCAGGCTTTTGGCTTGGATGATACTGCCCTTTTGAGACTTGCTCAGCGTGTTGGCAAGCCTGTTGCAGAGCTGAAGTCAGTGATAAAAGCAGTTCCAACAGCCAGCTCGATAAACAAAGAGTTTGTAATCAGGATGCTGGCAAGGCCTGCATGTCTTGGAGTGATGATAGCTGAAGAGCTTTTGGATTTAGTTCCTGTTGCTGGACCTCTATTATCTGGAGGGGTGTCATTTGGCAGCACGTTCTACATGCTGAAACGCTTTCTGAATGATGCTGCAGAGGATGCCCACAGAGTTCTCCAAAAAGCTCTTTCCTGAACCACAAGTCCAAAGAGCAGGAATGAAAGGCCCAGAATAACCACCGAAAAGCAATGACTCAAAACAGCTCAGCTGTGTCCAAACCTTCCAAAGTGactgaacaaaatgaaaaccAGGAAAAACATTAGAAAGCAAAACTtagaaggaggaagagaaggggagagagatgCAATAATGTGGTTTTTTCATTTGATCAAGGACACATCCCTAAATATTAAACTTTGAATCTGATGTATACAGGAGGCCAGTGGGTTTGTAAAATGTAATAGTTACGTGCACTTCCCTTCCTGACATGAAGCCATCTATAtcattacatcatgtgatgaaCCCTCAGAAACCAAACAGAACCCCTTCTTCTAAAACGGCAATACAGAACAAACCTACTGCTTTGTGTCTTTCCCCAGTGTCTTTTCAAGATGATTCAGTTAATGAGTGACATTGAACTAAAGGTAACCCCGGTAAAATGCCAGGGAACATCCAGAGCAATAAAACAACAGAACcataaataaagaaaagaatgTGGTGACCATTAAGATTCATTAGTGTGGAAACAGGAAAATAACAGGAGAATATTCCAAATGTGTAAGAGTGTGCTATTATAAACTTTGGATCTAGAAGGCAAAATATTATACAACAAGCTTGGCTAGCATTAGTAATGGTGACGTCAAGGGTTAAAGAGCCTCAGCAATTGAGTTCGCTATTTGCCATTCACACCATCTGCATGGACTTCTGAGGGAAGATCCAGCCTTCGGACTTGGAGCAGCGCAACCCAGAAGCTCACCCACTGTGGCCGACCGAGGGGAGCGACTCCTAAGCATCAGCTCTAGACAGACTGTGACAGAGCGAGGATTCACGTTAACGTGATCAGTTTTGATTAACTGCCTGCTTATACTCTTGCAAACCCAGTAAAGTTGACTACTTGTATACTGGCAAACCCAGATGATTAATTGCTTTGTATTTAGTGGATATTTTTGTAGTCAATAAAGCTTCTGACTGGTTATCAGCTGAGTACC
This sequence is a window from Alligator mississippiensis isolate rAllMis1 chromosome 15, rAllMis1, whole genome shotgun sequence. Protein-coding genes within it:
- the LOC106738144 gene encoding interferon-inducible GTPase 5, with the protein product MAAKDLPADEKEFMTLSQDEMEEMKTTFEAGNLEAVAKKLQEKLEMLDKIQIHIAVTGEAGSGKSTFVNAIRGLGDEDAGAAKTGEVETTVQPEPYPHPTLPNVTLWDLPRIGTPKFKADEYLEQVSSQKYDFFIILTANQFTTHHTQLAQEIQKMKKRFYYVRSQVDFGLQAEQKSRPSIYNEEGILQKIRNDCIENLRRGAGEPSPRVFLISSWELTKYDFHLLQQALEDDLDVEKRHAFILALPNISAQILEKKKAAFKREIWMLALLSGAISAVPVPGLSIIADIQILEVNMRRYCQAFGLDDTALLRLAQRVGKPVAELKSVIKAVPTASSINKEFVIRMLARPACLGVMIAEELLDLVPVAGPLLSGGVSFGSTFYMLKRFLNDAAEDAHRVLQKALS